The following proteins are co-located in the Salvelinus namaycush isolate Seneca chromosome 31, SaNama_1.0, whole genome shotgun sequence genome:
- the fam78ab gene encoding protein FAM78A — MGCIQSIRCKPKSFRESIIVLEVNSSIDSTPTSIDESSSVVLRYRTPHFRASARVLVPPVAGKETWTVGWIQACNHMEFYNKYGTKGMSSWELPDLRDGKIQAISDSDGVNYPWYGNTTETCTIVGPTKKATKFTVSMNDNFYPSVTWGVPVSDSNLPQLSSIRRDQSFTTWLVAINQSETLVLQTIRWRMQLHVEVDPDKPLGQRATLREPVAQEQPHVLGKNEPIPPNAMVKPNANDAQVLMWRPKTGDPIVVIPPKY, encoded by the exons ATGGGCTGTATCCAGAGTATCAGGTGTAAGCCCAAGAGTTTCCGTGAAAGTATCATCGTTCTCGAGGTGAACTCCTCCATTGACTCCACGCCAACCAGCATCGACGAGTCATCCAGTGTGGTTCTGCGCTATCGGACACCGCACTTCCGAGCCTCTGCTCGGGTACTAGTGCCGCCCGTGGCCGGTAAAGAGACGTGGACCGTTGGCTGGATTCAAGCATGCAACCACATGGAGTTCTACAACAAATATGGAACCAAAGGGAT GTCGAGCTGGGAACTCCCTGACCTACGGGATGGCAAGATCCAGGCCATCAGCGACTCGGACGGCGTCAACTACCCGTGGTATGGCAACACCACGGAGACGTGCACCATCGTGGGTCCCACCAAGAAGGCCACCAAGTTCACGGTCAGCATGAATGACAACTTCTACCCCAGCGTTACATGGGGTGTGCCTGTGAGCGATAGCAACCTGCCGCAGCTCAGCAGCATCCGCCGCGACCAGAGCTTCACCACCTGGCTGGTGGCCATCAATCAGTCCGAGACCCTGGTGCTGCAGACCATCCGCTGGAGGATGCAGCTCCACGTGGAGGTTGACCCGGACAAGCCTCTGGGCCAGAGGGCCACGCTGCGTGAGCCTGTGGCCCAGGAGCAGCCCCACGTCCTGGGCAAGAACGAGCCCATCCCCCCCAATGCCATGGTCAAGCCCAACGCCAATGACGCTCAAGTGCTCATGTGGCGGCCAAAGACCGGGGACCCCATCGTGGTCATCCCGCCCAAATATTGA
- the LOC120025801 gene encoding inactive phospholipid phosphatase 7-like, protein MPAIPSSRSRTRDRNNVLSRPEFMSLNQPLRCVNSETRGTARRPAQPKHQASQPCDPQEPTDSANKDRKEPAKLPDEDCIQLNPSFKGIAMSSLLAIDICLSKRLGVCAYTSSSWGSVRSMITLLALTGHGITWIFGTIVCLTRSNTLAGQEVLVNLLLALLLDIMTVAGVQKLIKRKGPWEMTPGFLDYCAMDVYSFPAAHASRAAMVSKFLLSHLVLAVPLRILLVLWAFLVGMSRVLLGRHHLTDMACGFALGLLHFSLVETVWLSSSACQTLISIGTLSWSPFY, encoded by the exons ATGCCTGCAATTCCGAGTTCTAGGTCCAGGACGCGGGATCGgaacaacgtcctgagcagaccCGAGTTCATGTCCCTGAATCAGCCTCTCCGGTGCGTTAACTCTGAGACCCGTGGCACCGCAAGGCGACCGGCCCAACCCAAACACCAAGCAAGCCAACCGTGCGACCCGCAGGAACCTACCGACAGTGCCAACAAGGATCGGAAAGAGCCCGCAAAACTGCCCGATGAGGACTGTATCCAACTGAACCCTTCCTTCAAAGGGATAGCGATGAGCTCCCTCCTCGCCATTGACATTTGTCTGTCCAAGCGCCTGGGGGTCTGCGCCTACACGTCGTCGTCTTGGGGCAGCGTTCGTTCCATGATCACCCTGCTCGCGCTTACAGGGCACGGCATCACGTGGATCTTTGGCACTATCGTGTGTCTGACAAGGAGTAATACGCTGGCCGGACAAGAGGTCTTGGTCAATCTATTACTTG CCCTCCTACTTGACATCATGACTGTGGCCGGTGTCCAGAAGCTGATCAAACGCAAAGGACCCTGGGAGATGACTCCGGGCTTCCTGGACTACTGTGCCATGGACGTGTACTCCTTCCCGGCGGCCCACGCCAGTCGCGCCGCCATGGTGTCCAAGTTCCTGCTTTCCCACCTGGTCCTGGCTGTTCCACTCCGCATCCTGCTGGTGCTCTGGGCCTTCCTGGTGGGCATGTCCCGGGTGTTGCTGGGTAGGCACCACCTGACCGACATGGCGTGTGGGTTCGCCCTTGGCCTGCTGCACTTCAGCCTGGTGGAGACTGTGTGGCTGTCGTCCAGCGCCTGTCAGACCCTCATCTCTATAGGGACCCTCAGCTGGAGCCCTTTCTATTGA